CCGGTCCAGTCCGCCGCGTTGCGGTTGAACGACCCGAACAACGGGAGCGGCCGGGGCTTTCTGCGCGCCCCCAACTTTCGCCTTCGGCGGTTGGTTCGGTTCTTCTTCGGGGCTGGCGTTCGGTGCGGCAAACACGCCACCAACTGCGAGAAGCCCCAGGGCAAATAAGAGAGCGAGGGTCTTGAGTTTGGTCGCGTTCATGGTTCGGATCACTCCTTCCGCGATCGTGGCGGGTCGAGCGGTGAGCGCGGCTGTCGGGCGCCGGGTTGCGAAACCGGGTGCAGCGTGAACGGTGGAATCGATGAGCGCGGTCAGTGCGGACACGGCCGCTGCGCTCTCGGCGCACGCACTCAGCACAGTGACGATGAGTGCCGGAGCGAACCCGCGGCGGGTCAGGCGCTCCCGAAGGCGCTCGCGTGCGCGGGTCAATCGCGAGGAAACGGTTCCGGGCGGGCACCCGATCAGGCGCCCCGCTTCTTCGCCGGTTTTGCCTTCCAAACAGCAGAGTACGAACGCGACCCGGTGCCGCTCCGGTAACTTGGCGACCTCCTCGTCCAGCACGCGCTCCAGTTCTCGCGCGTTCGGGTCGGTCGTGGGGGCGGGGAGAAGGTCGGGGCTCGCGTCCGCGTGCGTCGCACGGCGGAGCCGGTCCGAACGGACCCGAACCGCGGCCCGGTACGCGATCCTGTACAGCCACCCCGCGAGCACTTCCGCCCGCGCGACCGAGGCCGCTTTGCGTGCGAGCACCAGGAACGCGGCTTGGAACGCATCGTCGGCGTCGTTCGGGTCCGCGAGCACGCGGCGACAGACAGCGAGCACCATCGGCGCGTGCCGGCGAACGAGCAACTCGAACGCGACCTCATCACCCGTACTGATGAACCGCGCGAGCAAATCCGCGTCGATCGGTGGACCGGTCGAGCTGAGGGACGGGATTCGGGGTAGGCGGCGCGGTCCGTGGTTCACAGGGTGCCCTCGGGGTCTTCACCGTAGTAGAGCCACGGACGGGCGCGAGTTCTCCATCTTTTTTCTGAGCGGCCGTAAAGTTTGGGGAATTCCGGAGCCGACGGTTCCCCAAATCTTGTGGCGAACGTACCACGCGGACCGCGGTGTGGCGGGTCGGCTGGTCCTCGCTAAAAATCTCGAAGTGTTCCGCTTTCTCACCTCAAGAGAACCAGATGCCCATTCCAATCTCGTGCCCGGGTTGTGAGGCCCGGATCAAAGCGCCCGATGCCGCGGCCGGGAAGGTCGTTCGCTGTCCGAAGTGCCAGGGGCGGATTGCGGTCCCGGCAACCGAGCCGGCATTTGAAGTCGTCGACGAACCCGATGACGAACAAGACGACGAACCCGTCCGCCCGAAGCGGAGCCCGAAATCGGACCGCCCGTCGAAGAAGCAGAGGCCGACCAAGTCCGGCGCGCCCGTGCTCCTTCTGGTTGGTGTCGGTGTGCTTGTTTTGGGATTGGGTGCCGGGGCGGTGTACTGGTTCGGGATCCGGGACAATAAACCGGTCGCCGAGGTCCGTTCTGCTTCGCCGTCACCGACGCGATCGGACTCTGCCGGAGGCGCCGGCGCCGCTCCGGTAGCAACACTGGACCCGAAGTTGGAGGGCCAACTCGCAGCCTATACAGATGTGTCCGGCTATCAAATCCGGCCGCCAGTCGGTTACACCGCATTGGCGGCCCAACCCCCAGAGGGAATGCTGGCAGGGGCGTGGACCGGTGCGCGGCGAGCCGATGGCACGGCCGCGAGTTTGACGGTGATGGTGGCCACCCCGCCTCCCGGAGCAGGGGACAAGTCCGTTGAGGAATTTCTCAGCACCATGTTGCGCGGCATCGAACAGCGGCGAACGAACTGGGAGCAGTCGCCGGCCGAGAAGTTCACCGTGAACGGGCTGACGATGCACCGGGTGCGGTGGTCCGGGGTCGACTCCAGAATTGGTAAAGCCATGCGCGGATTTATCTACGTGGCCAAGCACGAGGGCCGGTACATCCAGATCGCCAGTCAAGACGTTGATCCGGGGCACGAGGCCGACTTAGCACTAACCGAGGCCGCGGCGCTCAGCTTCCGCAAGAAGTGATTCGAGATGGCCGGCCGCGGTGCTGTCAGTTGAAGTACCTCTCCTACAACACAACTCTCACCTCTCCCAACTCCTTCACCAACTTTGGCGCCACCTCACGGCCCGGCAGACCGGGTCGGAAAACGGGCGCATCCCGTTCGCGTGGGCAGTTGCGCACCGCGGGGAGGGAAAATTCGCCATCCTGCGCCGAGAAACTGATCTTCGCCC
This region of Gemmata massiliana genomic DNA includes:
- a CDS encoding zinc ribbon domain-containing protein yields the protein MPIPISCPGCEARIKAPDAAAGKVVRCPKCQGRIAVPATEPAFEVVDEPDDEQDDEPVRPKRSPKSDRPSKKQRPTKSGAPVLLLVGVGVLVLGLGAGAVYWFGIRDNKPVAEVRSASPSPTRSDSAGGAGAAPVATLDPKLEGQLAAYTDVSGYQIRPPVGYTALAAQPPEGMLAGAWTGARRADGTAASLTVMVATPPPGAGDKSVEEFLSTMLRGIEQRRTNWEQSPAEKFTVNGLTMHRVRWSGVDSRIGKAMRGFIYVAKHEGRYIQIASQDVDPGHEADLALTEAAALSFRKK